The Streptomyces cyaneogriseus subsp. noncyanogenus region CGGCGATGAACTTCGGGTACTTCAGCTCCGGCCGGTCCAGGCGGTGGATGCGGAACAGGCCGGTGAGGTCGAGCGGGCCGGGGAGCGGGTAGACCTCCGCCTCGCTGATCTTCAGCTCGCGGACGAGGAGGTCGAGGACCTCACGGTCGATGGACTCCTCGACCTCCAGCCGTACCGGCGGGCCGAAGCGGCGCCGCATGAGCTCCTTCTCCAGGGCCTGGAGCAGGTTCTCCGCGTCGTCCTCCTCCACCTCCAGGTCCTCGTTGCGGGTGAGGCGGAAGGCGTGGTGCTCCAGCACCTCCATGCCCGGGAACAGCTCCTCCAGGTGGGCGGCGATGACGTCCTCGATGGGGACGTACCGGCCCGGGGACGCCTCCAGGAAGCGGGAGAGCAGCGGCGGGACCTTGACGCGGGCGAAGTGGCGGTGGCCCGTGACCGGGTTGCGGACGACGACCGCGAGGTTGAGGGACAGGCCCGAGATGTAGGGGAAGGGGTGCGCCGGGTCGACGGCGAGGGGGGTCAGGACCGGGAAGATCTGGTGGCGGAAGAGGGTGAACAGGCGGGCCTGCTCCTTCTCCGTCAGCTCGGTCCAGCGGACCAGGTGGATGCCCTCCTCGGCGAGGGCCGGGGCGACGTCCTCGTGGAAGCAGGCGGCGTGCCGGGCCATGAGCTCCCGCGAGCGGGCCCAGATCATCTCCAGCACCTCGCGCGGCTGGAGGCCGGAGGCGGAGCGGGTGGCGACGCCGGTGGCGATACGGCGCTTCAGGCCGGCGACCCGGACCATGAAGAACTCGTCCAGGTTGCTGGCGAAGATCGCGAGGAAGTTCGCGCGCTCCAGGAGCGGGGTTGCGGGGTCCTCGGCGAGCTCCAGGACGCGTTCGTTGAACGCGAGCCAACTGCGTTCGCGGTCCAGGAAGCGGCCCTGGGGGAGCGGGGCGCCCGATCCCTGGGACTGCGGCGACTCCTCGTACCCGTCGAGGTCCGCGTCGATGTCGGGTTCCAGGTCGGAGACCGTGGCCGCCACGGTGTGCGGGCGGTGCGCGGCGATGGAGCCCACGGAGGGCTGCTTGTGCTGGACCTCTGCCGGGGAGTTGGGCTGGCTCATGAACCCATTCTTCCGCGCTGCCAGGAGGACAGGCGCGTCGGAAGACGCGGGCGGGAGCGCCGGGACGGCGTGGGGGCTCCCGTTTTCCGCGCCCCCCTCCGGGGGCGGTGAAGGCTCTGGCAGGGCGGGCTTCATTCGGCGAGGGTCGCAAGGCCGTCTGAATCGATGGTTACGGGGACATGACGTGTGGGATAGCGGGGGGCCTCCGGCCGGGTGCCTGCGGCGCTTGTGCGGCTCGGTGGGGGTGCCGGGTGCCTGCGGCGCCTGTGCGGGTCGGTGGGGGTGCGGCCTTATGCCTGCGGCGCCTGTGTCCCACGGTGGGGGTGCGCGTAGCGCCTTCGCCTTGGGGGTGGGGCGGGCCGTGCCGGGGGGTGTCCGTCCTCGGAACGGCGCGGAATCGGTGGGGCGCCTACTTGCCCGGTGTTGACGCGCCAACCGCTGCGGGCGGACACCCCCCGGCACGTCCCTTCCCGCCGTGGGCGGCCGCGGGGCCCATGGGCGAGCGGACACCCCCGGCACGGCCCTTCCCGCCGTGGGCGGCCGCGGGGCCGTGGGCGTGTGGACATCCCAGGTACGGGCCTTCCCGCCGTGGGTGCGGGTGGTCCGGGGGTGTGAGGCTGCCCTTGTGAACCGGTTGGGGTGGGTCGTGCGATGAGGGGGTGTGAGCGGAACGAGGAGCGACGGGGAGTTGCTGCGGGCCGTCGCCGGGGACGGTGACCGGCGGGCCTTCGAGGAGCTGTACCGGCGGTACGCGCCCTGGCTGACGGCGCGGATGCGCAGTCGGTGCGCCGATCCGGGGGTCGTCGACGACGTGGTGCAGGAGACCTTTCTCGCGGTGTGGCGGGGGACCGCCCGGTACCGGGAGGACGGTGACGTGGCCGGGTGGCTGTGGCGGATCGGGTCGCGGCGGCTGGTGGACGCGTTGCGCGGCGCCGGGGCGCGCGGGCGGCTGCGGCAGGCGCTGGCGCGGCTGCGGCACCGGGACGAGGTGTCGGCCGAGGAGCGGGTGCTGGCGGGGGTGGAGCACGGGGATCTGGCGGGGGCGCTGGTCCGGCTCTCGCCCGAGCTGCGGGCGGTGCTCCAGGCCACGGTCGTCGACGGGCTGACGACCCGGGAGGCGGCCGTCCTGCTGGGGATTCCGCCGGGGACGGTCAAGACGCGGGCGATGCGGGCCCGTAAGCAGCTGAGGGAGGCGCTGGCATGAGCTGGCATGTACCGGAGGAGGATCTGCGGGCGTACGCCCGGGGGGAGCTGGCGGCGCCCGCCCTGTGGTCGGCGGACACGCATCTGGCCGCCTGTGCGCGGTGCCGGAGCGGTCTGGGCGGGGGCGCCGACGTGGACCGGGGGTGGGAGCGGCTCGACGCCGAGCTGGACGCGCCGCGGCCGGGGGTGTTCGAGGCGCTGCTGGTGCGGGCCGGGGTCGCCGAGCACACCGCGCGGCTGCTGGCGGCCACGCCCGTGCTGCGGCGGTCGTGGCTGGCGGCGGTCGTGGTGGTACTGGTGCTGAGCGTCGCCGCTGCTCACGGCGCGCCGGCCGGGCAGCCGCCCACCCTCTTCCTCGCGCTGGCCCCGCTGCTGCCGCTGGCCGGGGTGGCGCTGTCGTACGGGCCCGCGCTGGACCCGACGTACGAGATGGCCGTCGTCGCGCCGGTGCACGGGTTCCGGCTGCTGATGATCCGCACGGTCGCCGTGCTGGCCGCCGGGCTGGGACTCGACGGGCTCGCGACGCTGGCGCTGCCCGGGTTCGGGCTGCGGGCGCTGGCCTGGTTGCTTCCCGCGCTGGCGCTGACCTCGGCCGGGCTGGCGCTGACGCCCCGCTGCGGGCCGGTGGCCGGGCCGGCCGTGGCGGGCGGCGCCTGGCTCGGGGTGCTGGCGGTGGCCGAGGCGGTGCGGGAGGGCGGGCCGCTCGCGCCGTTCACCGCGGCGGGGCAGGGCGTGGCCGCGGTCGTGGCCGCGGCCGGTGCCGGGCTGCTGTTCGTCCTGCGGGACCGCTTCGACTTCTCATCACGGGGGAGTGCCGCGTGATGTCCTCTTCTTCTCGGGAGTGCCGTATGACCACTGTTTCCGCCTCCGGGCTCTGCTTGCGGTACGGCCGCACGCACGCCCTCGACGAGGTGTCGCTGCGGCTGTCCCCGGGCGTGACCGGGCTGCTCGGGCCCAACGGGGCCGGCAAGACCTCGCTGCTGCGGGTGCTCGCCACGGCCGTGCCCGCCGACCGGGGCGCGTTCACCGTGCTCGGGCACGACCCGGGGACGGCGCGGGGGCGGCAGGAGGTGCGGCGGCGGCTCGGGTACCTGCCGCAGACGCCCGGCTTCCATCCGGACTTCACCGCCTTCGAGTTCGTCGACTACGTGGCGATCCTGAAGGAGCTGACCGACCGGGCCGGGCGCCACCGCGAGGTGCGGCGGGTGCTGGAGGAGGTCGATCTGGGCGACGTACGGGGTCGGCGGATCAAGAAGCTGTCCGGGGGGATGCGGCAGCGGGTGGCCCTGGCCGCGGCGCTCGTGGGCGACCCCGGGTTCCTGGTGCTGGACGAGCCGACCGTCGGGCTCGATCCGGAGCAGCGGATGCGGTTCCGCGAGCTGATCGCCCGCGCGGGGGAGGGGCGGACCGTGCTGCTGTCCACCCACCAGACCGAGGACGTGGCGATGCTGTGCCACCGGGTGCTGGTCATGGCCCGCGGCGCCATCCGGTTCGACGGCACCCCGGCCGAGCTGACGGCGGTGGCCGCCGGGCGGGTGTGGAGCAGTACGGAGCGGGACCCGGGCGCGAAGGCGGGGTGGCGTACGGGGACGGGGTCCTTCCGGAACGTCGGGGACCCGCCCCCCGGGGCGGACCTGGCCGAGCCGACGCTGGAGGACGGCTATCTGCTGACCCTGGACGGCGCGGGCGCGGAGGTGGCGGCGTGAGCGCGGTACTGGAGACCGCCCCGGTCGACGCCGGGCGGGCGGCGGAGCGCGGGCCGTGGGCCGCGGTGGCCGCGCTGGCCCGGTTCGAGGCGCGGCGGCTGCTGCTGAGCGCGCCGGTCCTGTGCGCGTTCACCCTGTACGCCGGGTGGATCGTGTGGCGCACCCGCTCCTCGTGGGACGGGTACCCGGCCCTCCAGGACGCCGACCGCGCCACCCAGGGCGGGCCGCTGCTCGTCGGGCTTGCGGTGCTGCTCAGCGCCAACCTCGCCGTGTCGCGGTCCGGGCGGCACGGTACGGAGCCGTACTTCGCGACGCTGGTGGCCGAGCCGTGGCGCCGTACGGCCGCCCATGTGCTGGCCGTCGTACCGGCGGTACTGCTCACCTCGCTGGGCGTGGCCGCGCAGTTCACCTGGGAGGCGCTCAAACCGGGCGCGGTCGGGCACGGCTCGCCGGCCGAGCTGGCCGTGGGGCCGCTGACGGTGCTGCTGTTCGGGGCGGTCGGGGTGCTGGTGGGCCGGCTCGTGCCCTCGGCGGTCGCCGGGCCGCTGCTGGTCGTCGTCCTGCTGTTCACGCTCGTCCTGGGCGCCGCGCCGTTCGGGAGCGGGGAGGGGAGCGGCTGGCTGCTGCCGGTCGTCACCGAGCCCGGCAACGACACGCTGCCCTCCGGCCTGCTGGGGCGGCCCGCGGCCTGGCACGCCCTGTACCTGGCGGGCGTGGCGCTGTGCGCCGCCTGCCTCGCGGTGCTCGCCGCGGGCGGGCGGAACTTGGCCGTGCGGGCGGGGGTGGCGGGCACGCTGGCCCTGGCGGTGCTGGGCGGCGTCGGGCAGTCCGCGGGCCTGTCGCCGTCGCCGGAGCTGACGGCGGCGCGCGAGCGGGCCACCGTCAGCCCGGAGAAGGAGCAGCGGTGTGTCGCGCGGGGGCGGTCGACGTACTGCGCCTTCCCGGAGTGGACGACGCGGACCGGGGCCTGGGCCGGGGTGGTCGAGAAGGTCCGGTCGCTGGCCGGGGGCGCGGCGGCCCGGCAGCCGCTGCTCGTCCGGCAGCGGATCGAGGCCCGGTACGGCCTGGACGGCGACGCCGCGCTCGCCCCGCTGACCGCGCCGCACCAGGTGACGGTCGGCACCGCCTGGGGCGGCAACCGGGTGCCGGAGTTCTCCACCGCCGTCGCCGCCGTGCTGGTCGGGGGCGACGAGCGGGCGGGCGGCGGCATGTGCGACGGCCGGATGGTCACCGTGATGTGGCTCTCCCTGGGCTGGCAGGACGATCCGCTGGGCGCCCTGCGCCGGGTCCGCCTCGACGACAGCGTGACCGGCTCGGCGGTCGTCCTGTCGCCGACCGACCCGCTGACCATGACCGAGGGGCAGACCGACGTCGTACGGGAGCTGCTGGGCCGGCCGCGGGCCGAGGTCACGCGGAAGGTGAAGGAGCACTGGAACGAGCTGACCGCGAAGAAGGTGACGACCGCTCAGGCGGCGCGGCTGCTCGGGGTGGACGCGCCGGAGAAGGCGGACCGGTGCGAGTGATCCGGGCGCTGGCGGGGCCGGTGTGGCGCACGCTGCCGTGGCGGGCGCTGGGGGCCGCCGGGGCGGTGGGGCTGCTGCTCGCCGCGCTGCCCCGGCTGGGGGACGGCGAGCCGAGCCCCTGGGTGACGCTCATGGCGCTGCGGGGCGCGGCGCTGGCGGGCGGGCTGGGCCTGGCGTTCCTGCTGGACGATCCGGCCCGGCAGCTCACCGCCCCGGTGCCGGTCCGGCGCCCGCTGCGGCAGGCGCTGCGGGCCGCCCTGGTCGTGCCGGCGGCCGCGCTGTGGTGGGCGGCGGTGCTGCTGCTCGCCCCGGCCGGGGCGCGGCCCCCGGTGGCCGCGCTCACCCTGGAGGCGGGCGCCGTCTGCGTGCTCGCCCTCGCCGTCGCGGCGGGGGCGCTGCGGCTGACGGACGAGGCGCGGCCGGGGCGGGCGGTGGCGGCGGTGCTGCTCACCGCGGCCGTGCTCGCACCGCTGCTGCTTCCCGAGCGCTGGGCGCTGTTCGTGCCGCCGGACGACGGGCGGTGGGCGGCGGCCCACGACCGGTGGGCACTGGCGCTGGCCGGGGCGGCGGCCCTGTGGGCGGTGTGCGGGCCCGAGCCCGTGCGGCGGCGGGCGGCGCGGCCCCGCGCGGGAGGGTCCTCCACCGGGGCGGTGTGACACGCCGGCCCGGTGGACCGGCACCGCCGGCGGCCGCCTCCTACCGCCGCCCCGGCGGCCTCGTACCCCGTCGGCTCACGTCTCCGTGCGGTACATCAGGTCCGTCTCGTGGGTGGCGAACCCCAGCCGTTCGTAGACGGAGACCGCCGCCTTGTTGTCGGCGTCGACGTACAGCATCGCCGTCGGCAGCCCCCGCTCCGCCAGGTGGCGCAGGCCGATCGTGGTGAGCGCCTTGCCGAGGCCGCCGCCCTGGGCGCCGGGGCGGACGCCGACGACGTACACCTCGCCCAGGTGTTCGGCCGCGTGCACCTTGGTCCAGTGGAAGCCGACGAGGTCGTCGCCGCGGAAGGCGAGGAAGAAGCCGGCCGGGTCGAACCACGGTTCGGCCTTGCGGTCGTCGAGGTCCCGCTGGGTGAGGGCGCCCTGCTCGGGGTGGTGGGCGAAGGCGGCGGCGTTCACGGCGAGCCAGGCCGCGTCGTCCTGCCCGGGGACGAAGGTGCGCACGCTCACGCCCTCGGGCAGCACCGGCTCGGGCAGCTCGAAACCGGTCAGCGGGCGGCGCATCTGGCGCAGTTCGCGGAAGAGGCTGAGGCCGAGGACCTGGGCCAGGTGGCGGGCGGCGGAGTGGCCGCCGTGCGCCCACACCCGCAGCCGCTTGCCGGAGGCGGCGAGCAGGGCCGCGCCGAGCGCCCGGCCGTGTCCCTGCCCCCGGTGGGCGGGGTGCACCACCAGTTCGGCGGCGGGCGGCTCCACCGGGTCGGTGTCCTCCAGCTGGGCGTAGCCGACGAGTTCGCCGCCGACGGTCAGCAGCAGGTGGGCGACGCCCGCGCGTTCCCCGCCGCGCAACTGGAGGCGTCCCTGTTCGGACACCGCCTGCTGCCCGTCGGTGCGGGCGGCGTCGGCGAGCAGGGCGAGGACGGCCTCGGTCTGCTCCCCGGTGAGCGCGGCGTGGGTCTCGATCGAGCGGGTGCGGTTGCCGGGCCGTGCGGTGTCGTCGCTGGTCATGCGTACGAGGGTAAGGGGCGGGCCGGGCAAAGTGGCGGCACGGGAGAGACCAAGGTGTAACCCGGAACCCCCTGTCGCGCTACGCGCGTTGACTCTAGGCTGCGCCCGTACCTGTCGCGTCCGCCAGGCCACGAGAACACCGACCCACAGGGGGGCGTATGCCAGCCACATCCCACCCGCGACCGCGCCGCGGACGCCGTACGTCCCGGCTGCTCGCGGCCGCCGCCGGGCTCGCGACCGCCGGCGCGCTGGTGGCGGCGCTGCCGCAGACCGCGAGCGCCGGCGAGAAGACCACGGGCCACCAGCCGGGCCGCTACCAGGACGTCCAGTTGCTGTCCTTCAACGACCTGCACGGCAACCTGGAGCCGCCGGCCGGTTCCTCCGGCCGGGTCACCGAGCTCCAGCCCGACGGCACGACGAAGACGGTCGACGCGGGCGGTGTGGAGTACCTCGCCACCCATCTGCGCCAGGCCCGCGAGGGCCACCCGTACTCCATCACCGCCGCCGGCGGCGACATGGTGGGCGCCTCCCCGCTGCTGTCCGGCCTCTTCCACGACGAGCCGGCCATCGAGGCGCTCAACCGCCTCGACCTGGACGTCACCTCCGTCGGCAACCACGAGTTCGACGAGGGCGCCAGGGAGCTGGCCCGCCTCCAGAACGGCGGCTGCCACCCCACCGACGGCTGCTACGGCGAGCAGGAATTCGAGGGCGCCGACTTCCCGTACCTCGCGGCGAACGTCCTGGACGAGAAGACCGGCAAGCCGGTCCTCAAGCCGTACTGGGTGTGGCAGAAGAAGGGCGTCAGGATCGGCTTCATCGGGGTGACCCTGGAGGCCACCCCGGACGTCGTCTCCGCCGAGGGCGTCAAGGGCCTCACCTTCAAGGACGAGGTCGAGACCATCGACAAGTACGCCAAGGTGCTCCAGAAGCAGGGCGTGAAGTCGATCGTGGCCCTGGTCCACGAGGGCGGCTTCCCCGCCTCGGGCGCCTACAACTACGACTGCGACTCGCCGGGCGCGGGCGACGGTGTCTCCGGCCCCATCGTCGAGATCGCGAAGAAGGTCACCCCGCAGGTGGACGCGCTGGTCACCGGCCACACCCACAACGCGTACGTGTGCACCGTCCCGGACCCGGCGGGCAAGCCCCGCACGGTCACCTCGGCGTCGTCCTTCGGCCGCCTGTACACGGACACCACGCTCACCTACGACCGGCGCACCGGTGACATCGCCCGTACGGCGGTCGCCTCGGCCAACCACGTGGTCACCCGGGACGTCCCCAAGGCTGACGACCTCACCGAGCTGATCGACCGCTGGAACACCCTGGCCGCCCCGATCGGCAACCGCCCCGTCGGCTACATCTCCGGCGACATCGGCAACACCGGCACCGAGTCCCCGCTCGGCGACCTGATCGCCGACGCCCAGCTCGCGTACGGCAGGGAGCTGGACCCGGAGACCGATCTCGCGCTGATGAACTCCGGGGGCATCCGCGCGCCCCTGACCTACGCGTCCAAGGGCGGTGAGGGCGACGGCGTGGTGACGTACGCGGAGGCGTTCGCCGTGCAGCCGTTCGCCAACACGGTCAACCTCCAGGACATCACCGGCGCCCAGTTGGTCCAGATCCTCAAGGAGCAGGTGAGCGGCGTCAACGAGGCGGCGCCGAGGATTCTGCAGGTCTCGTCCGGGCTGACGTACACGCTGGACCTGACGAAGACCGGCGCCGACCGGGTGGTCACGGACTCGATCCGGCTGGACGGCCGGGCGATCGACCCGTCGGCCACCTACCGCGTCGCGTCCAACAGCTTCCTCGCGGGCGGCGGCGACGGCTTCCCGACGCTGGGCCAGGGCACCAACGACCGCGTCGGAGCCGACGACCTGACGGCGCTGGAGAAGTACCTGACGGCCCGCTCCTCGGCGGGCGACCCGATCGAGCCGCCGGCGGCCGACCGGATCACGATCGTGCGGTAGGCGGACCCCGAGCAGTCCGGCCGAGGGCCCGGGGCGCGTGCGCGTCCCGGGCCCTCGGCGTGGGTCTGGTGCGGACGGGCGGTACGGGCTCAGGAGGCGGCCGGCGTCCAGTCGCCGAGCCAGTCGCCGACCTCCTGGTCCGCCGCCTGGGCGGCGGTGAGCTGCGGACGGTCGGCGCTCGCCGCGCCCGCGCCGGGGCCGGTGTTGGCGTACTCGGCGAAGCGGTCGTCCTTCCATGAGAAGCCGCTCATGTCCGTCCAGGGGGTGGTGCGGATGGCCGCGCTGAGGGTGGTGTTGCGGACCGTCGTCTGCGGGTCCAGCGTGGCGTCGCCGCCCGCGTGCCAGGGGCGGCCGAGGTAGAAGGTGCGGTCCGAGACGGCGCCGTTCACCGTGGAGTTGGCGATCAGGATGCCCTTGCGGCCGGCGGCCGTGCTCGGGGCCGTGACATAGCCGGCGGAGGTGCCGTCCCAGCGCTTCTTCAGGGTGATGACCGAGCGGTCGATGACCGCCGTGGCCCGGCCGAAGATGAAGTCGACGTTGCCGACGACGTAGGAGTTGGCCATGTAGACGCGGCCCAGCCGGTCCTTCGCCGCCGTGTCGAGCAGGAGCGTGTCCTGGTCGCCCTCCACGATCACCGAGTCCAGGAACACCTTGTCCGACGCCGTGCGCAGGGCGACGGCCTGGTGGCCGGAGATGTGCTGGTTGGCCCCCTCGTCGAAGTCGTTGGCCATGGTCAGGTTGCGGGCCTGGAAGTCGTCCGCCTCGACGGCGACGGTGGCGCTGCCGCCGGTGCCGTAGGTGCCGCCGCCCGGCTTGGGGGTGCCGGACGCGTTGTTGTAGACGATCACCGTGTCCTTGCGGCTCGCGCCCGTGCCCTGGATGGTGACGTGCGGCTTGTTGGAGGGAACCTTCACCGTCTCGCGGTACGTGCCCGGCCTGACCGCGATGACGACCCGGCCCGGGTTGTTCGCGGGTACGGCGTTCACGGCGGCCTGGACGGTGGAGTACTGGCCGGAGCCGTCCTTGGCGACGGTGAGGGTGGTGGCCGCGGCGGCTGCGGCTGCGGTGGTGGTTGCCGTCGTACCCAGGGAAGTGCGCGGCCCGGCCCCGGACCTGAGCAGTGCGGGCAGGTCCGCCGCCTTGTCGAGGGCGTAGCCGTAGTACGCCTTCGGATCGAAGGCGGTGCCGCCGCTCTCGTTGCGTCCGCTGGTGCCGGAGAAGACGTTGCCGCGCTGGACGATCGACGCCGTGGCGTCCTTGATGACGGGGTTCTTGACGCCCTGGAAGTAGGAGTTCTCCAGGACCATCCTCGTCTTCCCGCGCGAGTAGTTGCCGTAGGAGGAGGTGATGGCGGTCCCCGGGGTGTCCTCCAGGACGTTGTTGTAGAGGTGCGCGTGGGCGGCGTTGTCCGTGGACGGGTTGCGCTGCTCGGTCTCGCGGATCCAGTTGTGGTGGATCGTGATGTCGGTGACGGTGTTCTCGGTCCAGCCGATGCCGAACGTCTTGTTGTTGTCGCTCAGCTTGTTCCACGACACGGTGATGTTCGTGCTGTCCTTGCGGACGTCGATGAGCCCGTCCGCCATGTGCCGCAGGTCGTTGTGGTCGATCCAGACGTGGTGCGCACCGTCCATCTGGATCGCGTCGTAGTCGTGGTCCTTGTCGTTCCAGACGCCCTGGTACGAGTCCCGGATCGTCAGGTTCCGGATGATCACATTGTGCACGCCGGTGCCGAGGAAGAAGCCGCCGCCGACGATGTGCCCGGAGGTGCCGGAGCCGATGATCGTCTTGTCCGAGGCGACCTTGATCTCCTTGCCGACGGGGTGCATGGTGATCGTCCCCGCGACGACGATGACGTACGGCTCGGGCGCGGTCGCGTACTTCTCCAGCTCCGCGAGCGTGCGCACGGTGACGGTCTGCCCGTCCCGCCCGCCGTACGTGCCGTTCTGGCCGAGGGCGTCGACGGACGCGAAGCCGTCGGCGGTGGCCGTCGCCCACGCGGGCGCTTCGGCCGCCGTCGCCTGCGGCTGCGCGTGCGCGCCGAAGACGGCCACGCCTGCGGCGATCAGGGCCAGGGGGACGCCGGCCGCGAGGGCCGCTGTCGTCCCCCTGCGCCTGCGGTGCCGGGGCTTGCCACGAGTCGTCTCATCCATCTGCGGGTGCCGTTCCGTGTGAGGGGATGGTCGCCGGATAGTCGCCGCGGGCGGGGGGAGGGTTGCCGCGTTCCCGGCGCAGTGAGCACCGCGTCGGCGTCATGAGCGGGAGGGGGCCTCGTCAGGATCGGGCACCCCGGCTGACCGCGACC contains the following coding sequences:
- the mshD gene encoding mycothiol synthase; this encodes MTSDDTARPGNRTRSIETHAALTGEQTEAVLALLADAARTDGQQAVSEQGRLQLRGGERAGVAHLLLTVGGELVGYAQLEDTDPVEPPAAELVVHPAHRGQGHGRALGAALLAASGKRLRVWAHGGHSAARHLAQVLGLSLFRELRQMRRPLTGFELPEPVLPEGVSVRTFVPGQDDAAWLAVNAAAFAHHPEQGALTQRDLDDRKAEPWFDPAGFFLAFRGDDLVGFHWTKVHAAEHLGEVYVVGVRPGAQGGGLGKALTTIGLRHLAERGLPTAMLYVDADNKAAVSVYERLGFATHETDLMYRTET
- a CDS encoding bifunctional metallophosphatase/5'-nucleotidase, giving the protein MPATSHPRPRRGRRTSRLLAAAAGLATAGALVAALPQTASAGEKTTGHQPGRYQDVQLLSFNDLHGNLEPPAGSSGRVTELQPDGTTKTVDAGGVEYLATHLRQAREGHPYSITAAGGDMVGASPLLSGLFHDEPAIEALNRLDLDVTSVGNHEFDEGARELARLQNGGCHPTDGCYGEQEFEGADFPYLAANVLDEKTGKPVLKPYWVWQKKGVRIGFIGVTLEATPDVVSAEGVKGLTFKDEVETIDKYAKVLQKQGVKSIVALVHEGGFPASGAYNYDCDSPGAGDGVSGPIVEIAKKVTPQVDALVTGHTHNAYVCTVPDPAGKPRTVTSASSFGRLYTDTTLTYDRRTGDIARTAVASANHVVTRDVPKADDLTELIDRWNTLAAPIGNRPVGYISGDIGNTGTESPLGDLIADAQLAYGRELDPETDLALMNSGGIRAPLTYASKGGEGDGVVTYAEAFAVQPFANTVNLQDITGAQLVQILKEQVSGVNEAAPRILQVSSGLTYTLDLTKTGADRVVTDSIRLDGRAIDPSATYRVASNSFLAGGGDGFPTLGQGTNDRVGADDLTALEKYLTARSSAGDPIEPPAADRITIVR
- a CDS encoding RNA degradosome polyphosphate kinase; its protein translation is MKPALPEPSPPPEGGAENGSPHAVPALPPASSDAPVLLAARKNGFMSQPNSPAEVQHKQPSVGSIAAHRPHTVAATVSDLEPDIDADLDGYEESPQSQGSGAPLPQGRFLDRERSWLAFNERVLELAEDPATPLLERANFLAIFASNLDEFFMVRVAGLKRRIATGVATRSASGLQPREVLEMIWARSRELMARHAACFHEDVAPALAEEGIHLVRWTELTEKEQARLFTLFRHQIFPVLTPLAVDPAHPFPYISGLSLNLAVVVRNPVTGHRHFARVKVPPLLSRFLEASPGRYVPIEDVIAAHLEELFPGMEVLEHHAFRLTRNEDLEVEEDDAENLLQALEKELMRRRFGPPVRLEVEESIDREVLDLLVRELKISEAEVYPLPGPLDLTGLFRIHRLDRPELKYPKFIAGTHRDLAEVESASAPDIFAALRSRDVLLHHPYDSFSTSVQAFLEQAAGDPDVLAIKQTLYRTSGDSPIVDALIEAAESGKQVLVLVEIKARFDEHANIKWARKLEEAGCHVVYGLVGLKTHCKLSLVVRQEGETLRRYSHVGTGNYHPKTARLYEDLGLLTADPQVGADLSDLFNRLSGYSRRETYRRLLVAPKSLRDGLVSRIHREIQHHRAGRPAYVRIKVNSIVDEAVIDALYRASMAGVPVDVWVRGICALRPGVTGLSENIRVRSVLGRFLEHSRVFAFCNGGEPEMWIGSADMMHRNLDRRIEALVRVVDPAHRAAMNRLLETGMSDTTASWHLGPDGEWTRHATDADGAPLRNIQEMLIDARRRRRGTATP
- a CDS encoding ABC transporter, whose product is MRVIRALAGPVWRTLPWRALGAAGAVGLLLAALPRLGDGEPSPWVTLMALRGAALAGGLGLAFLLDDPARQLTAPVPVRRPLRQALRAALVVPAAALWWAAVLLLAPAGARPPVAALTLEAGAVCVLALAVAAGALRLTDEARPGRAVAAVLLTAAVLAPLLLPERWALFVPPDDGRWAAAHDRWALALAGAAALWAVCGPEPVRRRAARPRAGGSSTGAV
- a CDS encoding pectinesterase family protein yields the protein MDETTRGKPRHRRRRGTTAALAAGVPLALIAAGVAVFGAHAQPQATAAEAPAWATATADGFASVDALGQNGTYGGRDGQTVTVRTLAELEKYATAPEPYVIVVAGTITMHPVGKEIKVASDKTIIGSGTSGHIVGGGFFLGTGVHNVIIRNLTIRDSYQGVWNDKDHDYDAIQMDGAHHVWIDHNDLRHMADGLIDVRKDSTNITVSWNKLSDNNKTFGIGWTENTVTDITIHHNWIRETEQRNPSTDNAAHAHLYNNVLEDTPGTAITSSYGNYSRGKTRMVLENSYFQGVKNPVIKDATASIVQRGNVFSGTSGRNESGGTAFDPKAYYGYALDKAADLPALLRSGAGPRTSLGTTATTTAAAAAAATTLTVAKDGSGQYSTVQAAVNAVPANNPGRVVIAVRPGTYRETVKVPSNKPHVTIQGTGASRKDTVIVYNNASGTPKPGGGTYGTGGSATVAVEADDFQARNLTMANDFDEGANQHISGHQAVALRTASDKVFLDSVIVEGDQDTLLLDTAAKDRLGRVYMANSYVVGNVDFIFGRATAVIDRSVITLKKRWDGTSAGYVTAPSTAAGRKGILIANSTVNGAVSDRTFYLGRPWHAGGDATLDPQTTVRNTTLSAAIRTTPWTDMSGFSWKDDRFAEYANTGPGAGAASADRPQLTAAQAADQEVGDWLGDWTPAAS
- a CDS encoding RNA polymerase sigma factor, giving the protein MSGTRSDGELLRAVAGDGDRRAFEELYRRYAPWLTARMRSRCADPGVVDDVVQETFLAVWRGTARYREDGDVAGWLWRIGSRRLVDALRGAGARGRLRQALARLRHRDEVSAEERVLAGVEHGDLAGALVRLSPELRAVLQATVVDGLTTREAAVLLGIPPGTVKTRAMRARKQLREALA
- a CDS encoding ABC transporter ATP-binding protein — translated: MTTVSASGLCLRYGRTHALDEVSLRLSPGVTGLLGPNGAGKTSLLRVLATAVPADRGAFTVLGHDPGTARGRQEVRRRLGYLPQTPGFHPDFTAFEFVDYVAILKELTDRAGRHREVRRVLEEVDLGDVRGRRIKKLSGGMRQRVALAAALVGDPGFLVLDEPTVGLDPEQRMRFRELIARAGEGRTVLLSTHQTEDVAMLCHRVLVMARGAIRFDGTPAELTAVAAGRVWSSTERDPGAKAGWRTGTGSFRNVGDPPPGADLAEPTLEDGYLLTLDGAGAEVAA